The genomic region TACCTAAGCTGGATGGAACGCGATACTATTAGCATAGCACTCGATCTCTTCAATCCCACTATCGGAGGAAACCCATTCATGACCGACCCTAAGCACTGCCGCTTGCTGATTCTTGGATCCGGACCGGCCGGTTATACTGCCGCCGTCTATGCCGCCCGCGCCAATCTCAGCCCGGTCCTGATCACCGGTATCGAACAAGGAGGTCAGTTGATGACCACCACCGACGTGGAAAACTGGCCCGGCGACCCGGAAGGGGTTCAGGGACCCGAGCTGATGGAACGTATGCGCCGCCACGGGGAAAACTTCAATACGGAGATCGTCTTCGATCACATTAATGCCGTCGACCTCTCCCAACGCCCCTTCACTCTGAACGGCGACGCCGGTTCCTACACCTGCGATGCGTTGATCGTCGCCACCGGCTCTTCGGCCAGGTATCTGGGATTGGATTCGGAAGAAAAATACAAGGGCCGCGGTGTCTCCGCGTGCGCCACCTGCGACGGTTTCTTTTACAAGGAACAGCCGGTGGTGGTGGTCGGCGGCGGCAACACCGCGGTGGAGGAAGCAATCTATCTCTCCAACATTTGCTCCCACGTCACCTTGATTCATCGGCGGAACAAGCTGCGGGCGGAAAAAATTCTGGTCGATCGCCTAATGAAACGGGTCGACGAAGGCAAAATCAGCATCGAATGGGATCACGTCGTGAATGAGATTCTGGGGGACGATCAAGGGGCCAACGGGGTCCGCATCAAAAATGTCCACGACGAGTCCGACAAGGAAATTCAGGTATCCGGGATCTTCATCGCCATCGGGCATACCCCCAACACCAAGATTTTCGAAGGCCAATTGGAATTGGACCATGGCTACATCAAGGTCAAGGGCAACGGCGACAACCAGGGAAA from Methylohalobius crimeensis 10Ki harbors:
- the trxB gene encoding thioredoxin-disulfide reductase encodes the protein MTDPKHCRLLILGSGPAGYTAAVYAARANLSPVLITGIEQGGQLMTTTDVENWPGDPEGVQGPELMERMRRHGENFNTEIVFDHINAVDLSQRPFTLNGDAGSYTCDALIVATGSSARYLGLDSEEKYKGRGVSACATCDGFFYKEQPVVVVGGGNTAVEEAIYLSNICSHVTLIHRRNKLRAEKILVDRLMKRVDEGKISIEWDHVVNEILGDDQGANGVRIKNVHDESDKEIQVSGIFIAIGHTPNTKIFEGQLELDHGYIKVKGNGDNQGNATATSVPGVFAAGDVADPVYRQAVTSAGTGCMAALDAERFLEA